Proteins encoded within one genomic window of Humulus lupulus chromosome 1, drHumLupu1.1, whole genome shotgun sequence:
- the LOC133834358 gene encoding uncharacterized protein LOC133834358 produces MATKYIDGEGWVSKAAKDNYEKMMEIRDTLQSQSSTSASASSIIPREEDDIILVETIFGRRRGYQPGHGRRIHTRANCEAADVSQPAQPPPTAQDMQEVRERLRAIEEHLARIGGVSGSGSSQQGHGADPTTPS; encoded by the exons ATGGCGACTAAGTACATAGACGGGGAAGGTTGGGTGAGCAAGGCAGCAAAGGATAACTAT GAAAAGATGATGGAGATACGTGACACTCTGCAGTCACAATCATCTACGAGCGCCTCTGCTTCGAGTATTATCCCGAGAGAAGAGGATGACATTATTCTTGTTGAGACGATCTTTGGACGCCGTCGAGGCTATCAGCCGGGCCATGGTCGTAGGATTCACACGAGGGCGAATTGTGAAGCGGCTGATGTATCTCAACCAGCCCAACCACCTCCTACCGCACAAGACATGCAAGAGGTGAGGGAGCGACTCCGAGCCATAGAGGAGCACTTGGCTAGGATTGGTGGAGTCTCGGGATCTGGATCTTCTCAGCAAGGTCATGGTGCCGATCCTACAACACCTAGTTAA